The following DNA comes from Epinephelus moara isolate mb chromosome 2, YSFRI_EMoa_1.0, whole genome shotgun sequence.
tgtgtacaggaatgttaaagatatcattgaggaaaacgaggctGACGTGACGtagttgaatcagggaatccgtgtgtccaccacgggtgaggatcctaattgactttacattggcattgttttcgtggtggcagcaggtaatttcaacccattacgtggtgccaccacggaatgcggtgttaagaggtcgtggtcatttcacgtatttctgtgagatcaggttggaaAGAACTTTTCTCCTTGGCTGAGGTCAGGAAGAAGGTACTGGTTACATCAGGCCAGCACTGAGAAGCTCAGGAAGAGCTGCTACCCGCAGGTGCCTCGGATCCTAAAGGAGAACACTGCCTAAGTCTACCACACTCTGTGTTCTATCTGCATGAAGTCAGATCTCCAGTTGCACACAGTCTGGATTGGTGGCCACATGTCCGTCACTCTACTGCTGCACACCAGAGCCCCACTAGGGCTCTGTGCTAAGCCCCCTTCTGTTTGCACTGTACACCCAAGTCTGCAATACCCAACAAGGAGAGAACTCTGTTGTGAAGTTTTTGGAATACATAACCATCATCGGCTGGATTACAAATGACTTCATATTGCAGGAAAATTAACCAACTTGCAGAGTTTAGAGATCTTAGAGAACAACCTACTGCATAGCGTCAGCAAAACCAATGAGATAATTGTAAACTTTAGAGAAAAGAAGGCATGGCACACAACCATATCGGCATCAACGGAACTGAGGTGGAACAAGTGATCAGTTTTAGGTTCCTTGAGATCAACATGGCAGAGATACTGGCATGGTCATCTCACATCTCCTCTGCAGTGGCTCAGGAGGTAAACTGTTGCATTCACTACTCAGAAAATCAGCGGTGTGGTGGAAATGTGAGTCGTggagaaattaacaaataaAGAGTGAAACAATCAAgttgtattttgtgttatttgatGAGTGGGTAATATAGGAGCATAACACAGTCAGTCTGTTTAAGCTAAAAGGACAGAGCTCATACAGTGAATAGTGCAAGCTAAGTGTGACAAAGAAGATACAGTCACATATTTGTGGATAAAACAGAGGGATGGGAGGGCAAGGCATGATGAGCTGATAAGTGTcatgaaaacagcagcaaagcCAGTTTCTCATACACAAATGAAATTTACCAAGGGCACAAGTTAATTTCAGgactgtttctgtttcatttcGGGTTTGCTTCACAAGTTAATTTCgggtttgtttctgtttcattctcggctcctccagtccacaccCTTGAGCAAGATagtgaaccccaaattgctcccaatggtgGTGCCATtggtgtttaagtgtgtgtgaatgtttaactgAGTGCTGCTCCATTGCATTAAATGGGGCCCGTTGAGGTGGGTCAGGCAACTaatcaggatgcttcctgggTGCCTTACATTAGACTTTCTCTGGGCACATCCAACTGGCAGGAGGCCCTGGGCCAGACTCAAAACACACTGGAAGGATATGTGTAATCTGACCTGGGACTGCCTCGgtatcccccaggaggagctggaacatttttggggagggggATGTCTGGAGTACATTGCTCAGCCTTCTTCCCAAgtgacccggccccggataagcagatgaaaatggatggatggatagacagaTATCTCTGGAAACACCACCGAGTCATTTGTTAGTTCCATCCTTGATCAACTGAATGAAGCATTTTGAGGTTTCCTGCTGCTGAGGTAAAATCTCTTTGTAGAATTCTCTCTGCTGTTGCAGTAACTGGGAGAGTACAGGACGTACCAGGAGCTGCTAGATGCTGGAGATGTGGATTTCCACTCAGGCCTAAGGCCTAGTAGGCCCAGACGTTCATCAACTTTGTCCACAACCATGAAGTTAATACTTGGTATAATACCGTCCACATGTTGAGAGAAAATTTAGATCAAAGTCAAGTGAACCGCTGTGTTTGACATTTCCAGACAGGATTTTGTAGGTTCTTATTAGATTTAAACATGACAGTTTTTCAGAGACAAGGCATGGCAACCATCTTCATTTAACACTACCAAGCTGTGATATCTCTTCTGATACCACTGCCTGAGGTAGTAGTAGGACCATCACTGCCACAGTTAACATTCAAGTACTTCTGTATGAAGCTACTATTACATCTAATACTATGGAGTACTCCCTCATCGCTAGGCAAACAACCAGAATTAGCAAACTGGCAAACCCACCAATCAGCAGACACACTATTTCTTAGAAATTGTTTTAGTTGTACAGCCTACTGTATATAGATAAAGAGTGTGGACCCAGACTTTAGTCTGAGTTCATTTTCTAATTAAGATTTAGttctttgtttacttcctgctTACCTTTTTGAGCGTTCTTATGCTGTTTGATCTGTGTATGAtttaaccatccatccatccatccatccatccatccatccatccatccatcgcTCTTATCTGAAAACAAATTATGAATGTTTCTTATTGTGTCCCAACATCTGTGCAGTGCACTTTACCTATCCAGCACCTGATACATGTACTTTTGATATATGTACACTTACACAGTAATTTGTTACctcttaaaaaaatacaatgctAGTAAATATACTTCTTTATTTCTCAACAATAAATTATTTTGTTCTCGAAACTATGAATTGTTATTTAGGCATATTGTCCACATTGCAAATATTACAATATCTCATGAATTAATTTTGGATGTTAACATATATGCTAATAGCAAGCTTTTAATTGGATTACACAGTGTATCAGGTGATTTGTAGGAGGCATCTACAATGTGTCTCTGGTTACAAGATAGATATTTCCGTGTGTTTCTCCCATGGACCTCTCTCTGGTGGGTTCTGTTGGGTCGTATCTGAGGTTTTGGCATATGACTTTAGGTTTATGATGACTTTTGGCCTTTCTCAAGAACAGTACTGTTTTCCAGGCTCTAACACTTCGTGTGTTAAGGCACATTTCAGTGTGGGGACCAAAGTTGCCCTctatgtgttgtttgttttaggcATGCTGGTTACCATTTTAGGGAACTCTGTTGTCATTGTGTCTATAAGTCATTTCAAGGAGTTGCATAATCCTACCAATGTCCTTATTGTATCTCTTGCTCTGGTTGATCTACTAGTGGGTGTTATTGTGATGCCCTTCAGCACCATCCGGACCATTCAAGGCTGCTGGTTCTATGGTGATGACTTCTGTCTGCTGCACACcagttttgatgtgttttttaccACTGTGTCTATCTTACATCTTATTTGCATTGCTGTAGACAGACAGCAAGCAATATGCAATCCTCTGCATTATTCTAGGAATATCACAATGTCAGTTGCCTGGGTTATGGTATTTGCCAGCTGGGCACTGGCTGCTGTTTACTCTTTTGGACTACTTTACTCAAAGGCCAACAGTGCAGGGTTAGAGGATTATATGGCATCACTAAACTGTCTTGGCAGTTGTAACCCTGTCTATAACCACCTTTGGGGAGTTTTAGACAGTGTAATCAGCTTTTTCTTTCCCTGCACTGTGATGGTTTGTCTGTACACTAAAGTATTCATCGTGGCTAAAGAGCATGTAAGAAAGATTGGAGATATGAGCAATTGTTCATATGAAAGAGCAAGAGAAGGGTTGATAAAACAGTCTGAGCACAAGGCTGCAAAGACTCTGGGTATTGTGGTTGGTGCATTCATCTTTTGTTGGATGCCCTTTTTTATCATTTCTGCAGTTGATCCCCACACTGGCTTCAGTACACCTATTGTCatttttgaaacttttttttggttGGGTTACTTTAATTCAACTTTAAACCCAATTATTTATGCCTTCTTTTATCCCCGCTTCAAAAGATGTTTCTATTGTATTGTCACTCTAAAAATATTTGCATCAAATTCCTCAACCATGACTTTATCTGTTAAATGACACAGCTTCACTCAAAAACTGCACtgtataacattttaaaatataatagtATTTTAAACAAGTTCTTACATGCCACACACTGGCATGAGCAATAAAAGgtctttgttttgctctttttttttcaaaaatcacTGTCGTGCAACTGTTATCAGACAAAAATCTTTGTATTACAATACATCATGTGTTATTTTACTGTGACCCTTAAtcatgtttgtctctgtgtgattgctaacacacacattatttttcatgtcaAAATTTTCACCTACCTGTAATAACTTGTATAATCAATAccttattattttaaatcatggCCCCTTGATCAATTTAACTTTTAACAATGCATACATagtttttaatgctttttagtTGTATGTAAAATTGTATTCAAATATTGTGCATTACTGCATCATGTGTTTAACACACCTAAAATCTAAGTGTTTTATCCCAGTACtatacaaacagaaaataaaataatcagctGACAAAACCTGTACTTTTTGTGTCCAGATAATTTAATGATTCAAGATAGCTTTTCATGTGGTTATGAACGTTGAATACTGGTCCAAGCAGTGGCAATTGGTTttggagtctgtttctgtttgttcttattcttcctcttcttcgtcTTAGTTTTTGctcactaaaagtgtttgtgcaGCAAAGATCGTAAGcccaaacataaacaaaatttGCAAGCGTGCTACAAATTCCACCCACTACTCAGGCACACAAATTGACACTGACCTCAGGGTGGAGCTGTAACAAttaagttaatgtttttttacaaTTATCCTGAAAACAGCTTGACCTAAGGCCTTTGCATGCCACGCCTGTATTTTCGTATTTTTTAAATCCTTCATCTGATACAAATCGTTttgcacagaaaccttgcacactgggTCTGATGCAAATTATTGTTACAATTGTTTGGAAAATTTGCACCATTGCACCTCTCCACTGGAGGTACCTCCCTGGCTGTTTCCACCCTCTGGCCTGTCCTGCATTTGCCACTGCAGCTACCTGAAGGTCTTGAGCTGTTCTCCCTCTGTGTGGGATACTGTGTGCAGTGTATTTACTCTTTGtagttttattatcattatttttctttaacagTCACCAGAATGTAGTAAACAACGTCTCTAaaactctttttctttttttgtctgttggaAGACCCCAAACCCCTCATTATGGTCTTAAAATTATCTGTAGCTTTTTGGTCTGAAGGTTGGCGAGTATGATAAGCAGCAACATTCAAATGTCCTGCATCTACAACATATCTTGAATTTTTAGTCATTCctcagtggaaaaacacattacacTTGTTTGGTTACTGtaacaaaattgtttttgtgaAGTTTTAAAAATCCTGAATCCAAAgactttaaatatatatatatatatatgtatttaaagTCTTTGTCACATAAAGAAGTTATGATTAAACGTTTAAGGCAAAGGAAGGCTGGAAGGGCTGGAAGTACCACATGCATAATGCATGATAGTGCATGTAAAATCTAATATGTGCCCATTCTCAGTTCTACATGCACTGATGCATGTaagaaatgacagaaaatatgttgtgcagggctgccaactcTCACACATTGACTGTAATGACACACCCCCAACAAATTAAGAACTGataaatttgtgtgtttttttttttaagaaggcACCGACAACACACAGTTTGACAAGACAGAGCAGCAAAGCTCAACAGCAACCGTGTAAAGACTACAGTCAAGCAGCTGCTGCTTTAATTTTGATGCGAGTCTATTCATGCTGTTAAGGTACAGTTTGACCAGTCAAATATATACTTAATTCAGTTCCATGAAACACATAGAATCACAATTTGTAGTACTCATAATCACCAATAAATATTAGTAACTGTATTATGGTGGTCCTGCCAGTCATACTTCTGccattattatacacatatgattattattgtcacatacactATCAtatatatcgtatcgtatctACTTACAAAAAATTActgtcaaaatatatatatatatatatatatatatatatatatgtatgtgtgtctatatatatatatatatacatatatgtatgtgtgtgtgtatgtatatatatatatatatatatatatatatatatatatatataggcctagTGCTGCacttaatctaatcgcaatcgcgatgtcaggctgttcgattacataaccgcataaaaggctgcgatttgcgatgtaatgtaaataaatgttaatttgtgtgcctgtgaacatgactacctctcctgtagtgtgtggagtttgttgacatcacgcccacaagctacatagatatatatacgtagATGCCGCATTCCACGGTGCTGCTCATTGAAGCGATACGTCAACGCGGTCAccatcttgcccaggtggagccacgctgcctaatgcatgtatgtctattgaggcaggagactatttatgattaaaatcatcattactcgctgaattctcaaccgattttcatgcggtttggtttgttacaattgtcagacatgtagttatgatataggatacttggttaaataaaaaatgccgcttttcataccaaaatatttaatcttatgtagataaagtaacagtaatagttctacaagacatttaaactaaactttccccatgtaataaatattcttttttcttactagatgtacaatgcccaccatgatgtcatttaattattaattttgattataaatgtttattcacattttaagtcacacaatgtgcaaaaaaataGCGTATCAGCAGGGTTGTGCCGAGCTGCAGTGTAGTTACACATTCTAATtaacaaatgttggttttgtacaagtgaaaataaatgacttagagctgcatgttcacacaaaattttgctttaatctcatatgtataacaccacagtgctcatgggagcctggacacagaactgtttacattattaggtcatatttacaaaaaatatacagtatctcacataagtgagtacacccctcccatttctgcaaatattttattatatcttttcatgggacaacactatagaaatgacactttgatataacttaaagtagtcagtgtacagcttgtatagtagtatagatttaccttcctctgaaaattactcaaaacacagccatcaacatctaaacagctggcaacataagtgagtacaccccacagtgaacatgtccaaattgtgcctaaagtgtcaatatttagtgtgccaaccattattatctagcacNNNNNNNNNNNNNNNNNNNNNNNNNNNNNNNNNNNNNNNNNNNNNNNNNNNNNNNNNNNNNNNNNNNNNNNNNNNNNNNNNNNNNNNNNNNNNNNNNNNNNNNNNNNNNNNNNNNNNNNNNNNNNNNNNNNNNNNNNNNNNNNNNNNNNNNNNNNNNNNNNNNNNNNNNNNNNNNNNNNNNNNNNNNNNNNNNNNNNNNNNNNNNNNNNNNNNNNNNNNNNNNNNNNNNNNNNNNNNNNNNNNNNNNNNNNNNNNNNNNNNNNNNNNNNNNNNNNNNNNNNNNNNNNNNNNNNNNNNNNNNNNNNNNNNNNNNNNNNNNNNNNNNNNNNNNNNNNNNNNNNNNNNNNNNNNNNNNNNNNNNNNNNNNNNNNNNNNNNNNNNNNNNNNNNNNNNNNNNNNNNNNNNNNNNNNNNNNNNNNNNNNNNNNNNNNNNNNNNNNNNNNNNNNNNNNNNNNNNNNNNNNNNNNNNNNNNNNNNNNNNNNNNNNNNNNNNNNNNNNNNNNNNNNNNNNNNNNNNNNNNNNNNNNNNNNNNNNNNNNNNNNNNNNNNNNNNNNNNNNNNNNNNNNNNNNNNNNNNNNNNNNNNNNNNNNNNNNNNNNNNNNNNNNNNNNNNNNNNNNNNNNNNNNNNNNNNNNNNNNNNNNNNNNNNNNNNNNNNNNNNNNNNNNNNNNNNNNNNNNNNNNNNNNNNNNNNNNNNNNNNNNNNNNNNcacaccctctggtcccctttcttgaagatgGGCACCACCACCCTGGTCTGCCattccagaggcactgcccccgatgtccacgcaatgttgcagaggcgtgtcagccaggacagccctacaacatccagagccttgagatatccagggcgaatctcgtccacccccggggctccgccgccgCGTAGTTCCTTCACTACCTCGGCGACTTccgcctccttcttcagcctgaaggttaccgccgcgactggcccccgcggccttgcggccacagctcgcAACAGctgcctcgacaatggcagagcggaacaaggcccattcggactcaatgtccccctccaccctcgggacgcggtcgaagctctcccggaggtgggagttgaagatcatcttgacaggttcttccaccaggcgttcccagcagaccctcactgctcgtttgggcctgccaggtctgtgctgcgtcctcccctgccacctgatccaactcaccaccaggtggtgacgtcctcccctgccacctgatccaactcaccaccaggtggtgatcagttgacagctctgctcttcacccgagtgtccagaacatatggtcgcaggtcaaatgatacgactacaaagtcaatcattgacctgcgacctaggctgtcctgatgccacgtgcaccgatggacatccttatgcttgaacatggtgttagttatggccaaactgcaaCCCGCaaagaagtccaataactgcaCACCACTCaggttcagatcgggcaggccgttcctcccaatcacgcccctccaggtcctgctgtcattgcccacgtgagcgttgaagtcccccagcagaacaatgaagtccccggtcggggcactgtccagcacccatcccagggactccaaaaagggcaggtactctgaactgctgttcggcgcataagcgcagacaacagtcaggacccNNNNNNNNNNNNNNNNNNNNNNNNNNNNNNNNNNNNNNNNNNNNNNNNNNNNNNNNNNNNNNNNNNNNNNNNNNNNNNNNNNNNNNNNNNNNNNNNNNNNNNNNNNNNNNNNNNNNNNNNNNNNNNNNNNNNNNNNNNNNNNNNNNNNNNNNNNNNNNGTGGAAAATTTGGGAACTTCcagactcaaaatgaaagtgataCACCATTAAAATTGGGCCTGTTCAcgattggacaaaaagaaaaaggttgccACCAATAGCTTTGCATTGAAGTGGGATGGATTAGCAGAAGAAGGTGGAGACTCTctccagtctccaccagcataaaagcagaCGCGCTGAGAGTGGATTTTCAGTCCAGCTCCGGGGCTTGACTCAATGAGTTGTATGcgttgaagcttgtgaacacattaaactcgattgcatcggactctgcctgtctccagtgtttctttgagtATTGCTTAGCTGAATCCAAGGTACCAGATCGACATCAGAGGACAACTGAGAAGTCAAGTGGAGGACAaggtcgggagcctacaggcccaattccaggcaccgatttttgccTCTACATACTGCATCACCAGTTGCTCTTTACGGATGCGTCCCTGGAGGGGTGGGGCCAGGGGCGtagccatcatttcagaagtgaggGGGACAAATTGTTCAGAGGTCTATTGAGTGATTTATCATCCTCTCGCATTCAATTGCACTTCTCCTTAGTGGCTAAAGAACCacataaccacaaacagccacagtacagcaccagggtttagttttttttaaaattatatactatcaaaatctaaagttttagCGGCCAAACTCTGGTTGagttgacacagaatgaccctcGAGCATCTATAGGGTAAGTAGCCAGATAATTAAGTGCCAAATAGGctacctgcctggtttctccctgtcacTCCTCTATCTgttgcaataatatagataatgaatgtgcaaagcaaaatttataAATAGAATTTAGAATAGTAGCGGTGACATAGCTTTGGAAATTAAtcgcaaagtcacttttatgctatagatattttttctcagccagttatattctcttctcacctgtgaagaccctgcatgatcatccctgctggcctctggtccactgtctcctccctgaccctgctctttctattgtagcaataaagattaaaaaaaatatgtggaaaGCAAAATTTTGAAATAGAATTCGAAATAGTTGTAGTGAAATTGCTGTGGAAATTAACctcagtcacttttatgctatagatattttctctcgGCCAGTTATattctctcctcacctgtgtagaccctgcatgatcatccttgctggcctctggtccactgtctacTCCCTGACCCTGCACTttctattgtggcaataaagattaaaaaatatgtgcaaagcaatagtgagcacaagttctgtGCAGAAATTAAGGAGAagtgggtttattcctagcatgaaactagctagcaagcgatttaacataggtaacaataacattagtattcttgttaactagcttaacttgatatattggcatctattaattagtcatcattta
Coding sequences within:
- the LOC126407144 gene encoding trace amine-associated receptor 13c-like, producing MTFGLSQEQYCFPGSNTSCVKAHFSVGTKVALYVLFVLGMLVTILGNSVVIVSISHFKELHNPTNVLIVSLALVDLLVGVIVMPFSTIRTIQGCWFYGDDFCLLHTSFDVFFTTVSILHLICIAVDRQQAICNPLHYSRNITMSVAWVMVFASWALAAVYSFGLLYSKANSAGLEDYMASLNCLGSCNPVYNHLWGVLDSVISFFFPCTVMVCLYTKVFIVAKEHVRKIGDMSNCSYERAREGLIKQSEHKAAKTLGIVVGAFIFCWMPFFIISAVDPHTGFSTPIVIFETFFWLGYFNSTLNPIIYAFFYPRFKRCFYCIVTLKIFASNSSTMTLSVK